One window of Corynebacterium doosanense CAU 212 = DSM 45436 genomic DNA carries:
- the nusA gene encoding transcription termination factor NusA, producing MNIDLGALRDIERSKGIPVDDMLRTIAGALLFAYREYRGPGGQARVDISSETGDVSVIVTEEDGVSEYDDTPANFGRIGASTVREAILRRLREAETGRTYEEYAVHEGKVVSGIVQADAKANARGIVIVELGTEHDAQDGILLPAEQIPGEKLEHGDRVKAFLVGVNRNPKAVQVNLSRTHPELVRGLFELEVPEIVDGAVEINAISREAGHRSKIAVSGKVKGINAKGACIGPKGQRVNNVMEALGGEKIDIVDFDEDPAVYVGNALAPARAVRVDIVDADAQVARVTVPDYQLSLAIGKEGQNARLAARLTGWKIDIHSDAE from the coding sequence GTGAATATTGATCTTGGCGCTCTACGGGACATCGAACGCAGCAAGGGCATTCCCGTCGATGACATGCTGCGCACCATCGCCGGCGCCCTGCTCTTCGCCTACCGCGAGTACCGCGGCCCCGGTGGCCAGGCACGGGTGGACATCAGCTCGGAGACCGGCGACGTGTCCGTCATCGTCACCGAGGAGGACGGCGTCAGCGAGTACGACGACACCCCCGCCAACTTCGGCCGCATCGGCGCCTCCACCGTCCGCGAGGCCATCCTCCGCCGACTGCGCGAGGCCGAGACCGGGCGCACCTACGAGGAGTACGCCGTCCACGAGGGCAAGGTCGTCTCCGGCATCGTCCAGGCCGACGCGAAGGCCAACGCCCGCGGCATCGTCATCGTCGAACTCGGCACCGAACACGACGCTCAGGACGGCATTCTCCTGCCCGCCGAGCAGATCCCGGGCGAGAAGCTCGAGCACGGCGACCGCGTCAAGGCCTTCCTCGTGGGCGTCAACCGCAACCCCAAGGCCGTCCAGGTCAACCTCTCGCGTACCCACCCGGAGCTGGTCCGCGGGCTCTTCGAGCTCGAGGTGCCCGAGATCGTCGACGGCGCCGTGGAGATCAACGCCATCTCGCGCGAGGCCGGCCACCGCTCCAAGATCGCCGTGAGCGGCAAGGTCAAGGGTATCAACGCCAAGGGCGCCTGCATCGGGCCCAAGGGCCAGCGTGTGAACAACGTCATGGAGGCGCTCGGCGGGGAGAAGATCGACATCGTCGACTTTGACGAGGACCCGGCCGTCTACGTGGGCAATGCCCTCGCGCCGGCGCGCGCGGTGCGTGTGGACATCGTCGACGCCGACGCGCAGGTCGCACGCGTCACGGTGCCCGATTACCAGCTGTCGCTGGCGATCGGCAAGGAAGGGCAGAACGCCCGGCTCGCCGCGCGTCTCACCGGCTGGAAGATCGACATCCACTCCGACGCGGAGTAA
- the rimP gene encoding ribosome maturation factor RimP, with the protein MAFPTTEQLAELIRPVTESHGLDIENIRAVPAGKKSSVQIALDSDERPSLDDLGVVSQEIGEVFDDAEAAGSVNFGAGYTLEVSTPGVDTPLTAPRHWRRNRGRAVILDGQKWRIGALSPAEDAVILVGAGGEIRELAFSGDESAVVDIEFNNPPQAELDLSDMTYDEATTWREDNK; encoded by the coding sequence ATGGCATTCCCCACCACAGAACAACTCGCTGAGCTGATCAGGCCCGTCACCGAATCGCACGGGCTCGACATCGAGAACATCCGCGCCGTCCCCGCCGGAAAGAAATCTTCCGTGCAGATCGCGCTGGACTCCGACGAGCGGCCCAGCCTCGACGATCTGGGGGTCGTGTCCCAGGAGATCGGCGAGGTCTTCGACGACGCCGAGGCCGCCGGGAGCGTCAATTTCGGAGCGGGTTACACCCTCGAAGTGTCGACCCCGGGCGTCGATACGCCGCTGACCGCACCGCGGCACTGGCGACGCAACCGCGGCCGGGCGGTGATCCTCGACGGGCAGAAGTGGCGCATCGGCGCGCTGTCGCCCGCGGAGGACGCCGTCATCCTCGTCGGAGCGGGCGGCGAGATCCGGGAACTGGCGTTTTCCGGGGACGAGTCCGCGGTGGTAGACATTGAGTTCAACAATCCGCCGCAGGCCGAACTCGACCTCAGCGACATGACTTACGACGAAGCCACCACGTGGCGGGAGGACAACAAGTGA
- a CDS encoding proline--tRNA ligase translates to MITRMSHLFLRTLREDPADAEVPSHRLLVRAGYIRRAAPGIYSWLPLGLRTLRKIEDVVRGEMEGIGAQELLFPALLPREPYETTGRWTEYGDALFRLKDRKGADMLLGPTHEEMFAQTVKDLYSSYKDLPVTLYQIQTKYRDEERPRAGILRGREFVMKDSYSFDMTDEGLEQSYQNHRAAYQRIFDSLGIDYAICKATSGAMGGSASEEFLAVSPNGEDTFVRSTDGEYAANVEAVVTPRPAAVPLEGLPEAKVYETPDSETIETLVEWARSEGIEAQASDTLKCMAVMIRQPGGEWELTGVLIPGDRALDEKRLEASLEPAEFRLAEPEDFKNHPFLVKGYIGPRGLNANGVQVLADPRVVEGSAWITGADEKQRHVVGLVAGRDFTVDGYIEAAEIREGDPAPEGHGTLTLERGIELGHIFQLGRKYTEAFDVQILDESGKRAIPTQGSYGIGVSRMMAVLAEQNHDEKGLVWPANVAPYQVHVAVANKDEAATEAGERLVSELDAAGIEVLFDDRPKVSPGVKFKDAELLGMPYAVILGRAFADGKVELRVRGGETSEIAYDDAVAELLRLIAS, encoded by the coding sequence ATGATTACCCGCATGTCCCACCTCTTCCTGCGCACACTGCGCGAAGACCCCGCCGACGCCGAGGTTCCCTCCCACCGACTGCTCGTGCGCGCCGGTTACATCCGCCGCGCCGCGCCCGGCATCTACTCCTGGCTGCCGCTCGGCCTGCGCACGTTGCGCAAGATCGAGGACGTCGTCCGCGGGGAGATGGAGGGCATCGGCGCCCAGGAGCTGCTCTTCCCGGCGCTGCTGCCCAGGGAGCCCTACGAGACCACGGGTCGGTGGACCGAATACGGCGACGCCCTCTTCCGTCTCAAGGACCGCAAGGGCGCGGACATGCTGCTCGGCCCGACCCACGAGGAGATGTTCGCCCAGACCGTCAAGGACCTCTACTCCTCCTACAAGGATCTCCCGGTCACGCTGTACCAGATCCAGACCAAGTACCGCGACGAGGAACGCCCCCGCGCCGGGATCCTGCGCGGGCGGGAGTTCGTGATGAAGGACTCTTACTCCTTCGACATGACCGACGAGGGGCTCGAGCAGTCCTACCAGAACCACCGCGCCGCCTACCAGCGCATCTTCGACTCCCTGGGCATCGACTACGCCATCTGCAAGGCCACCTCCGGCGCCATGGGCGGCTCGGCCTCCGAGGAGTTCCTCGCCGTCTCTCCCAACGGTGAGGACACCTTCGTGCGTTCCACCGACGGCGAGTATGCCGCCAACGTCGAGGCCGTGGTCACCCCCCGCCCGGCCGCCGTTCCCCTGGAGGGGCTGCCCGAGGCGAAGGTCTACGAGACCCCGGACTCCGAGACCATCGAAACGCTGGTCGAATGGGCGCGCTCCGAGGGCATCGAGGCGCAGGCCTCCGACACCCTCAAGTGCATGGCCGTGATGATCCGCCAGCCGGGCGGGGAGTGGGAGCTCACCGGCGTGCTCATCCCCGGCGACCGCGCGCTGGATGAGAAGCGCCTCGAGGCATCGCTCGAGCCCGCGGAGTTCCGTCTGGCCGAGCCCGAGGACTTCAAGAACCACCCCTTCCTGGTCAAGGGGTACATCGGCCCGCGCGGCCTCAACGCGAACGGTGTGCAGGTGCTCGCCGACCCGCGGGTCGTTGAGGGCAGCGCGTGGATCACGGGCGCCGACGAGAAGCAGCGCCACGTCGTCGGCCTCGTCGCCGGCCGGGACTTCACCGTCGACGGTTACATCGAGGCCGCCGAGATCCGCGAGGGCGATCCCGCCCCCGAGGGCCACGGCACCCTCACCCTCGAGCGTGGCATCGAGCTCGGGCACATCTTCCAGCTGGGCCGCAAGTACACCGAGGCCTTCGACGTCCAGATTCTCGACGAGTCCGGCAAACGCGCCATCCCCACCCAGGGTTCCTACGGCATCGGCGTCTCCCGCATGATGGCCGTGCTCGCCGAGCAGAACCACGACGAGAAGGGTCTGGTCTGGCCGGCCAACGTCGCCCCGTACCAGGTGCACGTCGCCGTGGCGAACAAGGACGAGGCCGCGACGGAGGCCGGCGAGCGGCTGGTCTCCGAGCTGGACGCCGCCGGCATCGAGGTGCTTTTCGACGACCGTCCCAAGGTCTCTCCCGGCGTGAAGTTCAAGGATGCCGAGCTGCTGGGCATGCCCTACGCCGTCATCCTCGGCCGGGCCTTCGCCGACGGCAAGGTCGAGCTGCGCGTGCGCGGCGGCGAGACCTCGGAGATCGCCTACGACGACGCGGTCGCGGAGCTCCTGCGCCTGATCGCCAGCTAA
- the yaaA gene encoding peroxide stress protein YaaA, with product MLIVLPPSETKSHGGSGAPLDLAELSFPELTPVRRELVDALSTLPVDDALETLKISEKLRGEAESNTRLWTNPTMPAIERYTGVLYDALDAATLEDTSRLAVGSALFGVVRAADPIPHYRLSGGSKLGGRTMKSRWGKLITEALSGEFIVDLRSGTYQTLGKVPGAVTVRVVSGETRQVISHFNKHFKGEFARALALHDAGSVGDVVDIARAAGLDIEFDGGPELTLVTP from the coding sequence ATGTTGATCGTCCTGCCCCCGTCGGAAACCAAGTCTCACGGCGGCAGCGGCGCGCCACTGGATCTCGCGGAACTGTCGTTCCCGGAGCTCACCCCGGTGAGAAGAGAGCTTGTCGACGCCCTGTCCACCCTCCCCGTCGACGACGCCCTCGAGACGTTGAAGATCTCGGAGAAGCTCCGCGGTGAGGCGGAGTCCAACACCCGGCTGTGGACGAACCCGACGATGCCCGCCATCGAGCGCTACACCGGCGTGCTCTACGACGCGCTCGACGCAGCCACGCTGGAGGACACCAGCCGGCTCGCCGTCGGCTCCGCGCTGTTCGGCGTGGTGCGCGCCGCCGATCCCATCCCCCACTACCGGCTCTCGGGCGGGAGCAAGCTGGGCGGGCGCACCATGAAGTCGCGCTGGGGGAAACTCATCACCGAGGCGCTCTCCGGGGAGTTCATCGTTGACCTGCGCTCGGGCACGTACCAGACGCTGGGCAAGGTGCCCGGCGCGGTGACGGTCCGGGTGGTCAGCGGGGAGACCCGACAGGTGATCAGCCACTTCAACAAACACTTCAAGGGCGAGTTCGCCCGGGCCCTGGCCCTGCACGACGCGGGGTCGGTCGGGGACGTCGTGGACATCGCCCGCGCGGCCGGGCTGGACATCGAGTTCGACGGCGGGCCGGAGCTCACCCTCGTCACGCCGTAA
- a CDS encoding AAA family ATPase — MNPFRPTFGASPHLWAGRQQILTDFATGLAGGPGDPHRSLVIGGARGIGKTVLLTELEDIAISNGWVVLRATGREDTVDTLVNSTIPAKLNELDPPAKRTVTGVSIAGVGRIDSDVADHTEPVPTLGLRLRELLALLETGVMITVDEVQDADPESLSRLAVTYQDLIRDEANVSLVMAGLTHGIGKLLDLPGTTFLRRARRYELGPLQDEDVARILTGTSDKPFDDVAPAVEIAQGYPYLVQLLGYLAYARSGERIGAADIAAVRDECVETMGAQVHHPSLKDVPAAQLAYLHAMADGLTSTSDIAERLGKTPNATTDTRSKLLDRGLIDVAGWGHVQLALPYLAEFLRGGGRINRIS; from the coding sequence ATGAACCCCTTCCGCCCCACCTTCGGCGCCTCCCCCCACCTCTGGGCCGGGCGCCAGCAGATCCTCACCGACTTCGCCACCGGCCTGGCCGGCGGGCCGGGTGATCCCCACCGCTCGCTGGTCATCGGCGGCGCCCGGGGAATCGGCAAGACGGTGCTGCTCACCGAGCTCGAGGACATCGCCATCAGCAACGGCTGGGTGGTGCTGCGCGCGACGGGGCGGGAGGACACCGTCGATACGCTGGTCAACTCCACCATCCCCGCCAAACTCAACGAGCTCGATCCGCCGGCCAAACGCACCGTGACCGGTGTGAGCATCGCCGGGGTGGGGCGCATCGACTCCGACGTTGCCGACCACACCGAACCCGTGCCCACCCTGGGGTTGCGCCTGCGCGAGCTGCTGGCGCTGCTGGAGACCGGGGTGATGATCACCGTCGACGAGGTCCAGGACGCCGACCCCGAATCGCTGAGCCGGCTCGCCGTGACCTACCAGGACCTCATCCGCGACGAGGCCAACGTCTCCCTGGTCATGGCGGGTTTGACCCATGGGATCGGCAAGCTGCTCGATCTCCCCGGCACGACGTTCCTCCGCCGGGCGCGGCGCTACGAGCTCGGCCCACTGCAGGACGAGGACGTCGCCCGCATCCTCACCGGGACCTCGGACAAACCCTTCGACGACGTCGCACCCGCGGTGGAGATCGCGCAGGGTTACCCCTACCTCGTGCAGCTGCTGGGTTATCTCGCCTACGCCCGGTCCGGGGAACGTATTGGCGCCGCGGACATCGCCGCCGTGCGCGACGAGTGTGTGGAGACCATGGGCGCGCAGGTGCACCACCCCTCGCTCAAGGACGTGCCCGCCGCGCAGCTCGCGTACCTGCACGCGATGGCGGACGGGCTGACCTCGACCAGCGACATCGCCGAGAGGCTGGGCAAGACTCCCAACGCCACCACCGACACCCGTTCCAAGCTCCTCGACCGCGGGCTCATCGACGTCGCCGGCTGGGGCCACGTCCAGCTCGCCCTGCCCTACCTCGCCGAGTTCCTGCGCGGCGGTGGCCGGATCAACCGGATCAGCTAG
- the cobA gene encoding uroporphyrinogen-III C-methyltransferase translates to MTIHPVTLIGGGPGAWDLITLRGARALEEAEVILTDHLGPELSRIVDVRDKEVIDVAKLPYGRSVAQEETNRLLVEYALAGRKVARLKGGDPFVFGRGFEEVQHLTAHGVACEVIPGVTSAVSVPAAAGVPVTHRGVTHAFTVVSGHVAPGEGLVDWSALARVGGSIVVVMGVRHVAAITAALIGAGLPRDTPATAVMEGTTLAQRSVTGSVETLAADMTRAEISSPAVYVIGEVARL, encoded by the coding sequence ATGACGATTCATCCGGTGACACTGATCGGCGGCGGCCCCGGCGCCTGGGACCTCATCACGCTGCGCGGGGCACGCGCGCTGGAGGAGGCGGAGGTGATCCTCACCGACCACCTGGGTCCGGAGCTCAGCCGGATCGTGGACGTGCGGGACAAGGAGGTCATCGATGTGGCCAAGCTGCCCTACGGCCGCTCCGTGGCGCAGGAGGAGACCAACCGCCTGCTCGTCGAATACGCCCTGGCCGGCAGAAAGGTCGCCCGGCTCAAGGGCGGGGACCCGTTTGTCTTCGGGCGCGGTTTCGAGGAGGTCCAGCACCTCACGGCCCACGGCGTCGCCTGCGAGGTGATCCCCGGGGTGACCAGCGCGGTCTCCGTCCCCGCGGCGGCCGGGGTGCCGGTGACCCACCGGGGCGTGACCCATGCGTTCACCGTCGTCTCCGGGCACGTCGCGCCGGGCGAGGGACTGGTTGACTGGTCGGCCCTGGCCCGGGTGGGTGGCAGCATCGTCGTGGTCATGGGGGTGCGTCACGTGGCGGCGATCACCGCGGCGCTCATTGGCGCCGGCCTGCCCCGCGACACCCCCGCCACGGCTGTGATGGAGGGGACCACCCTTGCGCAGCGCTCGGTGACGGGGTCCGTGGAGACGCTGGCCGCGGACATGACACGCGCGGAGATCTCATCACCCGCCGTCTACGTCATCGGCGAGGTGGCCCGCCTCTAG
- a CDS encoding protein adenylyltransferase SelO family protein translates to MSASDLLHTYADALPELVIDATAEEMPDPQLIVLNEPLAEDLGLDVSWLRSAEGTAFLTGQVGRTVAMGYAGHQFGQYSPRLGDGRAVLLGQLPTGQDLHVKGGGRTPFSRGGDGRGTLTSMLREFLYSESMHALGVDTTRTLAVITTGRTVVRENGVEPAALLVRVARGLTRVGTYQYARSGGPEITQRLADYDIARHYPSTSYAGFFEAVMERQMDTVAAWMRLGFIHGVMNTDNTSITGETIDYGPCAFTESRDPDAFYSSVDTQGRYRFGNQPLILRWNLTRLAETLLELAPQSELEALLGQFVERFETRDTEPVRPLHFPRNHLVADALKKARLGEFGAYEELLNAVTRPWDPAAGEPTEEPEDFGHFITYCGT, encoded by the coding sequence ATGAGTGCTTCAGACCTGCTTCACACCTACGCCGACGCCCTCCCCGAACTCGTGATCGACGCCACGGCCGAGGAGATGCCCGATCCCCAGCTCATCGTTCTCAACGAGCCGCTGGCCGAGGACCTGGGACTGGACGTGTCCTGGCTGCGCTCGGCCGAGGGCACGGCCTTTCTCACCGGCCAGGTCGGACGCACCGTGGCCATGGGGTACGCCGGCCACCAGTTCGGCCAGTACTCCCCCCGGCTGGGTGACGGGCGTGCCGTGCTCCTCGGCCAGCTGCCCACCGGGCAGGACCTGCACGTCAAGGGCGGCGGGCGCACACCGTTTTCCCGGGGTGGCGACGGCCGAGGCACCCTGACCTCGATGCTGCGCGAGTTCCTCTACTCAGAGTCCATGCACGCCCTGGGGGTGGACACCACCCGCACCCTGGCGGTGATCACCACCGGGCGCACGGTAGTGCGGGAAAACGGCGTCGAACCGGCCGCGCTACTCGTGCGGGTGGCGCGCGGACTCACCCGCGTGGGCACGTACCAGTACGCCCGATCCGGTGGCCCCGAGATCACGCAGCGGCTGGCGGATTACGACATCGCCCGGCATTATCCGTCGACAAGCTATGCGGGATTTTTCGAGGCCGTGATGGAACGGCAGATGGACACCGTCGCCGCCTGGATGCGCCTCGGGTTCATCCACGGGGTGATGAACACCGACAACACCTCCATCACGGGCGAGACCATCGACTACGGCCCCTGCGCCTTCACCGAGTCGCGTGACCCCGACGCGTTCTACTCCTCGGTGGACACGCAGGGCCGCTACCGCTTCGGCAACCAGCCGCTCATCCTGCGGTGGAACCTCACGCGCCTGGCGGAGACGCTGCTGGAGCTGGCCCCCCAGTCGGAGCTGGAGGCGCTGCTGGGACAGTTCGTGGAGAGGTTCGAGACCCGCGACACCGAACCCGTGCGGCCGCTGCATTTTCCGCGCAATCACCTCGTGGCCGACGCGCTGAAGAAGGCCCGCCTCGGCGAGTTCGGTGCCTACGAGGAGCTGCTCAACGCCGTCACCCGTCCCTGGGACCCGGCGGCGGGAGAACCCACGGAGGAGCCCGAGGACTTCGGGCACTTCATCACCTACTGCGGAACCTAG
- a CDS encoding VOC family protein, protein MQRITPDIWCNGTADEARDFYLEAFAGLDASLVQQNTYPTEGLLDFQRHLAGQTLTNEISIGGFHLILVNAGDEIRPNPSINFFVNFDPAAMDQPREKLDALWERLTDGGRVLMELGEYDYSPHYGWVEDRYGVSWQLMLTNPEGDSRPLIIPQLMFCGDAQGRAEEAIAVYTGVFADARVGNVVKYPHNDEVVFSDFQLMGEWFAAMDSGVPQDFTFTEGVSLMVQVDGQEEIDRLWASLAEQEQPCGWCKDRFGVSWQIVPANLGELMQNPGSYEKLMGMSRIVVDEF, encoded by the coding sequence ATGCAACGCATAACCCCCGACATCTGGTGCAACGGCACCGCCGATGAGGCCCGCGACTTCTATCTGGAAGCCTTCGCGGGCCTGGATGCATCCCTCGTCCAGCAGAACACCTATCCCACGGAGGGTCTGCTCGACTTCCAGCGGCACCTCGCCGGCCAGACGCTGACCAACGAGATCTCGATCGGTGGATTCCACCTCATCCTCGTCAACGCCGGCGACGAGATCCGGCCCAACCCGTCCATCAACTTCTTTGTCAACTTCGATCCCGCGGCGATGGACCAGCCCCGGGAGAAGCTCGACGCGCTCTGGGAGCGGCTCACCGACGGCGGTCGCGTCCTCATGGAGCTGGGGGAGTACGACTACTCGCCGCACTACGGCTGGGTCGAGGACCGCTACGGGGTGAGCTGGCAGCTCATGCTCACCAACCCCGAGGGCGATTCGCGCCCGCTGATCATCCCGCAGCTCATGTTCTGCGGCGACGCGCAGGGCCGCGCCGAGGAGGCCATCGCGGTCTACACCGGTGTCTTTGCGGATGCGCGGGTGGGCAACGTCGTCAAGTATCCCCACAACGACGAGGTGGTGTTCTCCGATTTCCAGCTCATGGGTGAGTGGTTCGCCGCCATGGATTCAGGGGTGCCCCAGGACTTCACCTTCACCGAGGGGGTCTCACTCATGGTGCAGGTGGACGGTCAGGAGGAGATCGACCGGCTGTGGGCGAGCCTGGCGGAGCAGGAGCAGCCCTGCGGCTGGTGTAAGGACCGCTTCGGGGTGAGCTGGCAGATCGTGCCGGCCAACCTCGGTGAGCTCATGCAGAACCCGGGCTCCTACGAGAAGCTCATGGGGATGAGTCGGATCGTCGTGGACGAGTTCTAG
- the mqo gene encoding malate dehydrogenase (quinone) produces the protein MSEASQNTKPTDEVDVALVGAGIMSATLGAMIRELEPSWSQMIFERLDGPALESSSPWNNAGTGHSALCELNYTPEVNGKVDITKAVTINEKFQVSRQFWSHQLDHGVLNDPTAFINPVAHLSFAQGDKQVDYLRRRHEALSASPLFPDFYYTDDADKFAERLPVMSKGRDFGAEKVAYSGTPDGTDVNFGALTDQFLTAAKASGTQIRYGHEVKNLTREGGAWKVTVKNRHTGDTSVVKAKFVFVGAGGYALDLLRKAGVPEVSGYAGFPVSGMWLRSTNKELIEAHDAKVYGMAKVGAPPMSVPHLDTRVIDGEKGLLFGPYGGWSPKFLKKGSYLDLFKSIKPSNVASYLGVAATEFGLTKYLVQEVLKDFEGRVDDLKEYVPSARPEDWETIIAGQRVQVIKPASAPRFGTLEFGTALVNNAEGTIAGILGASPGASIAPSALLELLERCFGDKMISWGPKLIEMIPSYGTKLAEDPKLFGELWDYSQKALKLER, from the coding sequence TTGTCTGAAGCGTCCCAGAACACCAAACCCACCGACGAGGTCGATGTCGCGCTCGTCGGCGCAGGCATCATGAGCGCCACTCTCGGTGCCATGATCCGTGAGCTGGAGCCCAGCTGGTCTCAGATGATCTTCGAGCGCCTCGACGGCCCCGCCCTTGAGTCCTCCTCCCCCTGGAACAACGCCGGCACGGGCCACTCCGCGCTCTGTGAGCTCAACTACACGCCTGAGGTCAACGGCAAGGTCGACATCACCAAGGCCGTGACCATCAACGAGAAGTTCCAGGTCTCCCGCCAGTTCTGGTCTCATCAGCTGGATCACGGCGTACTCAATGACCCCACCGCCTTCATCAACCCGGTGGCCCACCTCTCCTTCGCCCAGGGTGACAAGCAGGTGGACTACCTGCGTCGCCGCCACGAGGCCCTTAGCGCCAGCCCGCTCTTCCCGGACTTCTACTACACCGACGACGCCGACAAGTTCGCCGAGCGCCTGCCCGTCATGTCGAAGGGGCGTGACTTCGGTGCGGAGAAGGTCGCCTACTCCGGCACCCCGGACGGCACCGACGTCAACTTCGGCGCCCTGACCGACCAGTTCCTCACCGCGGCCAAGGCCTCCGGCACGCAGATCCGCTACGGGCACGAGGTGAAGAACCTCACCCGCGAGGGCGGCGCTTGGAAGGTCACGGTGAAGAACCGCCACACCGGGGACACCTCCGTGGTCAAGGCCAAGTTCGTCTTCGTCGGCGCCGGCGGCTACGCCCTCGACCTGCTCCGCAAGGCCGGGGTGCCCGAGGTCTCCGGTTACGCCGGCTTCCCGGTCTCCGGCATGTGGCTGCGCTCCACCAACAAGGAGCTCATCGAGGCGCACGACGCCAAGGTCTACGGCATGGCCAAGGTCGGCGCCCCGCCGATGTCCGTCCCCCACCTGGACACGCGTGTCATCGACGGCGAGAAGGGCCTGCTCTTCGGCCCCTACGGCGGCTGGAGCCCCAAGTTCCTGAAGAAGGGCTCCTACCTCGACCTGTTCAAGTCCATCAAGCCCAGCAACGTCGCGTCCTACCTCGGCGTGGCCGCCACCGAGTTCGGCCTGACCAAGTACCTGGTGCAGGAGGTGCTCAAGGACTTCGAGGGCCGCGTCGACGATCTCAAGGAGTACGTCCCCTCCGCCCGCCCGGAGGACTGGGAGACCATCATCGCCGGGCAGCGTGTCCAGGTGATCAAGCCCGCCTCCGCGCCCCGCTTCGGCACCCTCGAGTTCGGCACCGCCCTGGTGAACAACGCGGAGGGCACCATCGCCGGCATCCTCGGCGCCTCCCCGGGAGCGTCCATCGCCCCGTCCGCGCTGCTCGAGCTGCTGGAGCGCTGCTTTGGAGACAAGATGATCAGCTGGGGCCCCAAGCTCATCGAGATGATCCCGTCCTACGGCACCAAGCTGGCGGAGGACCCCAAGCTCTTCGGCGAGCTGTGGGACTACAGCCAGAAGGCCCTCAAGCTGGAGCGCTAG
- a CDS encoding alpha/beta hydrolase, whose amino-acid sequence MNVEAGWKPDILGEKFESRDLPLGADPEGEGEAVATLVRRGTGDRAVLWVHGMTDYFFQTHVAEWFNEQGYAFYAVDLRKCGRARQKGQRWHYSENFEHYFPDLTAALKVISAEVPGGVIPLAHSTGGLIVPLWLDHLRRHDPVLLEQVPGLILNSPWLDMQYPTWAVRALKPIVGVLGKRFPTVKIPGGNLRTYAESIHASQHGEWKFDTTLKPLDGHDKYLGWLRTVLFSQKRIQTGGINVGVPVLTLLSSSSYLGKPYSAAADTADVVLDVEQIERWAPKVGPTVTLASIEGARHDVFLSLPHALKHVKSTTREWLATLCPL is encoded by the coding sequence ATGAACGTCGAAGCCGGCTGGAAACCAGACATCCTCGGGGAAAAATTCGAGTCCCGTGATCTCCCCCTGGGGGCGGATCCGGAGGGCGAGGGAGAGGCCGTCGCCACGCTCGTACGCCGCGGCACCGGCGACCGGGCGGTGCTCTGGGTGCACGGCATGACCGACTACTTCTTCCAGACCCACGTTGCAGAGTGGTTCAACGAGCAGGGTTACGCCTTCTACGCGGTGGACCTGCGCAAGTGCGGTCGCGCACGCCAGAAGGGCCAGCGCTGGCACTACAGCGAGAACTTCGAGCACTACTTTCCCGACCTCACCGCCGCCCTGAAGGTCATCTCCGCCGAGGTCCCCGGGGGTGTGATCCCCCTCGCCCACTCCACGGGCGGGCTCATTGTCCCCCTGTGGCTGGATCACCTGCGGCGCCACGATCCCGTGCTCCTGGAGCAGGTCCCCGGGCTGATCCTCAACTCCCCCTGGCTGGACATGCAGTACCCCACCTGGGCGGTGCGCGCGCTCAAGCCCATCGTCGGCGTCCTGGGCAAACGTTTTCCCACCGTGAAGATCCCCGGTGGCAACCTCCGCACCTACGCCGAGTCCATCCACGCCTCTCAACACGGCGAGTGGAAGTTCGACACCACCCTCAAGCCGCTGGACGGCCACGACAAGTACCTCGGTTGGCTGCGCACGGTGCTCTTCTCCCAGAAACGCATTCAGACCGGAGGAATTAACGTGGGCGTGCCGGTGTTGACCCTACTGTCCTCTTCGTCTTACCTGGGCAAACCCTACTCGGCGGCCGCGGACACGGCCGACGTCGTCCTCGACGTGGAGCAGATCGAGCGCTGGGCCCCCAAGGTGGGTCCGACGGTTACGCTGGCCTCCATCGAAGGGGCGCGTCACGACGTCTTCCTGTCCCTCCCCCACGCCCTCAAACACGTCAAATCCACCACCCGCGAGTGGCTCGCCACCCTCTGCCCCTTATAG